Genomic DNA from Salvia miltiorrhiza cultivar Shanhuang (shh) chromosome 1, IMPLAD_Smil_shh, whole genome shotgun sequence:
atatcaaaGTCAATATACTACTGCCTCCCGATTTCTTGAAACTAGCATTTGATGATTTATCCAGATCACTTCACTTGCTCCCTGATTAAACACGCCACATTAAATTTCTGCACATTAGCATTTAAAAATTAAGACTAATACCAACAATTTGTTCAGAAGATAAGTCTAAGCTCATTAAAATATAACCAACCCTTTTACAATCTATGTATCTTTCTTGATCAGACATTAAATATACAGTGCCAACTctaaaatacatacatatatgcaGTGCTCCCTCCAGATCTTAAATCCAGCTATACACAAACACAATAAGACCAGATTCTCAAATCTACAATAAAAAAATCCAACCCCTTTTAATTAACTGCACACAAATTTCTGCTCCCCATATTTCCCCAACATTGAACCAGTCAATATCTTTCCTTCTCAGCCAATAATCACCCAAAATGAAGATTGAAATAGTATCCACACAAGCAATCAAGCCTTGCACAGTCACCCCTCCCCATCTCAGAGATTTCAAGCTCTCTTTCATTGATGAGAGGATTCCACCTTCTTACATACCTCTCATCCTTTACTACACTTCCAATGAAGACAGCAACATTAGCCAATCCGAAATGTGTGATCGTCTCAAGACCTCGCTCTCGGATGCTCTGGCACAGTTCTACCCCCTGGCAGGGCGCATGAAAGGCCAGATATCAGTGGACTGCAACGACGACGGGGTCTTGTATGCCGAAGCTACTGCTGATGCCAATGTGCTGGACATTGTTGAATCCCCTCATCCTCAAATTCTGGACGACCTCGTCCCCTTCGTCACCAATGGCTACGTTTCAGACGCTCCAGAGCAGCTTGCAGTTCAGGTTGGTTTTTCTCGAAATTAAATATGCAAACAAACATTCAATGGCATTTCCCACCAACACATTAGTGACGGCGCAGGTGACCTCCTTCAACTGCGGCGGAATCACAATCGGCCTATGCATTTCCCACAGAATCGCCGACGGCTGCACGCTGAGCTCGTTCATCAAACACTGGGCCGCCACAGCACGCGGCGACGGGAGCAGCGGCGCCTCCCCCGTGTTCAACTCCGCCACCCTCTTCCCTCCCCGCAACACCCCCGACTTCACCCCAAACTCCAACAGCCCCTCCGTGCAACCCCTCTCCCCGAATCTCGTCACTCGGAGATTCATCTTCACGCCCTCATCAATCCAATCTCTCCAGCGAGAGGCGGCAGCAAGCTCCGGCATTCTCAAACCCACGCGCGTGGAGGTCGTGACGGCGCTGATATGGAGCCGCTGCATGGCGGCGAAAGGGGCCGGCAACGGCAACGGCAAGGGCAAGGGCAAGTCCGTCGCGTACCACACCCTCAACCTCCGGGGGAAGGTCCCAGCGCTGTCGGAGAACTCGTTCGGAAACCTCTTTCAAATGATCAGGGCTGAAAGTGGCGCAGCTGAGGCCGGGTGGGTCCCGCTTGTGGGGAAGCTGAGAGCCGCGTTCGACAAGGTCGACGACGAGTATGTGAAGAGGCTGTTGGGGG
This window encodes:
- the LOC130986089 gene encoding stemmadenine O-acetyltransferase-like, with the translated sequence MKIEIVSTQAIKPCTVTPPHLRDFKLSFIDERIPPSYIPLILYYTSNEDSNISQSEMCDRLKTSLSDALAQFYPLAGRMKGQISVDCNDDGVLYAEATADANVLDIVESPHPQILDDLVPFVTNGYVSDAPEQLAVQVTSFNCGGITIGLCISHRIADGCTLSSFIKHWAATARGDGSSGASPVFNSATLFPPRNTPDFTPNSNSPSVQPLSPNLVTRRFIFTPSSIQSLQREAAASSGILKPTRVEVVTALIWSRCMAAKGAGNGNGKGKGKSVAYHTLNLRGKVPALSENSFGNLFQMIRAESGAAEAGWVPLVGKLRAAFDKVDDEYVKRLLGEKGFDLAKENFMEISRVLAAGDVEVFRFSSYCRFAVYGGDFGWGRPVWVSNSSYRNKNCVFLFDSVDCSGGIEAWVVMSDRDMERLEQDLEFPSFASCFLS